The following are from one region of the Gammaproteobacteria bacterium genome:
- the leuC gene encoding 3-isopropylmalate dehydratase large subunit, whose amino-acid sequence MQTLYDKLWSQHVVHTESGDPGSMALIYIDRHLVHEVTSPQAFESLKLAGRKPWRLNSILAVADHNVPTTDREHGIHDPISRLQVDTLDQNCDELGIIEFKMNDLRQGIVHVIGPEQGATLPGMTVVCGDSHTSTHGAFGCLAFGIGTSEVEHVLATQCLLMKKSKTMRIAVDGQLGFGVTAKDIALAIIGEIGTAGGTGYAIEFTGSAIRALSMEGRMTLCNMAIEAGARAGMVAVDDITINYLKGRPFAPQGELWERAVTYWGTLHSDDGAVFDRTVTLQAAQIKPQVTWGTSPEMVTTIDGTVPDPALVNDEIKRHDMQQALNYMGLRANTPITQISLDKIFIGSCTNSRIEDLRAAAQVIKGKHIAANIKLALVVPGSGLVKKQAEEEGLDKVFTAAGFEWREPGCSMCLAMNDDRLTAGERCASTSNRNFEGRQGPGGRTHLVSPVMAAAAAVAGHFVDVREFGR is encoded by the coding sequence ATGCAAACGCTATACGACAAACTTTGGAGTCAACATGTGGTGCATACTGAATCCGGTGATCCGGGCAGTATGGCGCTGATCTATATTGATCGCCATTTGGTACACGAAGTCACCAGTCCGCAAGCGTTCGAGAGTCTGAAACTGGCGGGAAGAAAGCCTTGGCGCCTGAATTCCATTCTCGCCGTGGCGGATCACAATGTGCCGACCACGGATCGCGAACATGGCATTCACGATCCCATCTCGCGCTTGCAAGTGGATACGCTGGATCAAAATTGTGACGAGCTGGGAATTATTGAGTTCAAAATGAATGATTTGCGGCAAGGGATCGTGCATGTCATCGGTCCGGAACAAGGCGCTACCTTGCCGGGTATGACGGTCGTGTGCGGTGATTCTCATACCAGTACGCATGGCGCATTTGGTTGCTTGGCGTTCGGTATCGGCACATCGGAAGTCGAGCATGTACTGGCGACGCAGTGTCTGTTGATGAAAAAATCCAAAACCATGCGTATCGCTGTGGACGGTCAATTGGGATTTGGTGTTACTGCCAAAGACATTGCGCTGGCGATCATCGGTGAAATCGGTACGGCGGGCGGCACGGGTTATGCCATCGAATTCACCGGCAGCGCTATACGCGCATTGTCGATGGAAGGGCGCATGACGCTGTGCAATATGGCGATTGAAGCAGGTGCACGTGCTGGCATGGTTGCCGTCGACGATATCACGATTAACTATCTTAAAGGACGCCCTTTCGCACCGCAGGGGGAGTTGTGGGAGCGCGCAGTGACTTACTGGGGCACGCTTCACAGCGATGATGGCGCAGTTTTTGATCGCACAGTGACTTTGCAAGCGGCGCAAATCAAACCGCAAGTGACGTGGGGTACTTCGCCTGAAATGGTGACAACGATTGACGGTACCGTACCCGACCCTGCGCTTGTCAACGATGAAATCAAACGCCACGATATGCAACAGGCGTTGAATTATATGGGATTGCGCGCCAATACGCCGATTACGCAAATTTCGCTGGATAAAATTTTTATTGGCTCCTGCACAAACTCGCGCATTGAGGATTTGCGCGCGGCGGCGCAAGTCATTAAGGGAAAACATATTGCTGCCAATATTAAGCTAGCTCTGGTGGTTCCGGGCTCCGGATTGGTCAAGAAGCAGGCTGAAGAAGAGGGATTAGATAAAGTTTTTACCGCGGCTGGATTTGAATGGCGCGAACCCGGTTGCTCCATGTGCCTGGCGATGAACGATGATCGCTTGACTGCGGGTGAGCGCTGCGCTTCGACGTCGAATCGAAATTTTGAAGGTCGACAAGGCCCTGGCGGTAGAACACATTTGGTCAGTCCGGTAATGGCTGCTGCGGCTGCAGTTGCCGGGCATTTTGTCGATGTGCGCGAATTCGGTCGCTAG
- the leuD gene encoding 3-isopropylmalate dehydratase small subunit, producing the protein MEKFHTLTGLVAPLDRANVDTDAIIPKQFLKSIKRSGFGQNLFDEWRYLDHGEPGMDPAQRQPNPEFILNQPRYLGAQILLARANFGCGSSREHAPWSLQDYGFRVIIAPSFADIFFNNCFKIGLLPVVLDEAVLDRLFEEVKTTEGYRLTVDLQKQTVTTPQNKVYAFEVDTFRKHCLLNGLDEIGLTLQHAEKIKQFEQKRHSEQPWLFM; encoded by the coding sequence ATGGAAAAATTTCATACTCTTACCGGTTTGGTGGCGCCACTGGATCGTGCCAATGTCGATACCGATGCCATCATTCCGAAGCAATTTCTCAAATCAATCAAGCGTTCCGGTTTTGGCCAGAATCTATTCGATGAATGGCGTTATCTCGATCACGGAGAACCAGGGATGGATCCGGCGCAACGCCAACCGAACCCGGAGTTTATATTGAATCAACCGCGCTACCTGGGTGCGCAAATATTGCTGGCACGCGCCAATTTCGGTTGCGGATCGAGCCGTGAACACGCGCCGTGGTCGCTGCAGGATTACGGTTTCCGCGTCATCATCGCTCCCAGTTTTGCCGATATTTTTTTCAATAACTGCTTCAAAATCGGTTTGCTGCCGGTTGTTCTGGATGAGGCGGTACTGGATCGCTTATTTGAAGAAGTCAAAACAACGGAAGGATACCGCTTGACGGTGGATCTTCAGAAACAAACCGTGACGACACCGCAAAATAAAGTGTATGCATTTGAAGTGGATACTTTCCGCAAACATTGCCTGCTCAATGGTTTGGATGAAATCGGCCTGACTTTGCAGCACGCGGAAAAGATTAAACAATTTGAACAGAAACGGCACAGTGAACAGCCTTGGCTATTCATGTGA
- the leuB gene encoding 3-isopropylmalate dehydrogenase → MKIAVLSGDGIGPEIVAQAVRVLDVLKKDGLAIELEYGLIGGCAVDATGEPYPEATHRLASQADAVLLGAVGGPRYDTLPRQQRPERGLLAIRKELGLFANLRPALLYPELANASSLKYEVVAGLDIMIVRELTGDIYFGEPRGIETRDGQRVGYNTMIYSESEIRRIAHVAFQAAAKRQGKLCSVDKMNVLECTQLWRDVVIEVAYEYPQVTLSHMLVDNAAMQLVRNPKQFDVIVTGNMFGDILSDEASMLTGSIGMLPSASLDENNKGLYEPIHGSAPDIAGKDLANPLATILSAAMMLRYTFNQEAAAQRIENAVKKVLAMGFRTKDIDEPGMKSVGTKAMGDAVLSAM, encoded by the coding sequence ATGAAAATTGCTGTTTTATCCGGTGATGGGATCGGACCTGAAATCGTTGCACAAGCTGTGCGCGTATTGGATGTATTAAAAAAAGACGGCTTAGCGATTGAGCTGGAGTATGGCTTGATTGGCGGCTGTGCTGTGGATGCTACGGGAGAACCGTATCCGGAAGCGACGCACCGGTTGGCGAGTCAAGCGGATGCGGTGTTACTCGGTGCTGTCGGTGGTCCGCGCTACGATACTTTGCCGCGTCAGCAACGCCCGGAACGCGGCTTGCTTGCCATACGTAAAGAACTGGGTTTGTTTGCAAATCTGCGTCCAGCGCTACTCTATCCGGAACTGGCCAATGCCTCCAGTTTGAAATACGAAGTGGTTGCGGGGCTCGATATCATGATTGTGCGTGAATTGACCGGTGATATTTATTTCGGCGAGCCGCGCGGGATTGAAACACGCGATGGGCAGCGTGTCGGTTACAACACGATGATTTACAGTGAATCAGAAATACGGCGCATTGCCCATGTTGCTTTCCAAGCGGCGGCTAAACGGCAAGGCAAGTTGTGCTCCGTGGATAAAATGAACGTGCTGGAATGCACGCAATTATGGCGCGATGTTGTGATTGAAGTTGCGTATGAATATCCGCAAGTGACGCTGTCGCATATGCTGGTTGATAACGCCGCGATGCAATTGGTGCGCAATCCGAAACAATTTGATGTCATCGTTACCGGAAACATGTTTGGCGATATTTTGTCTGATGAGGCTTCAATGTTGACAGGATCGATCGGAATGCTGCCTTCGGCTTCTTTGGATGAAAATAATAAAGGTTTATATGAACCTATTCATGGCTCGGCGCCGGATATTGCCGGCAAGGATCTGGCTAATCCATTGGCGACGATATTGTCGGCTGCCATGATGCTGCGTTATACCTTTAATCAGGAAGCAGCGGCGCAGCGCATAGAAAATGCCGTCAAAAAAGTTCTGGCGATGGGTTTCCGCACAAAAGATATCGATGAACCTGGAATGAAATCGGTTGGCACAAAAGCAATGGGCGATGCAGTGTTGTCGGCGATGTAA